One region of Salvelinus namaycush isolate Seneca chromosome 3, SaNama_1.0, whole genome shotgun sequence genomic DNA includes:
- the LOC120044859 gene encoding uncharacterized protein LOC120044859, with protein MATDFTQDSVLHFLQFKGGRVKNSELLAHFNTFLRDHENQTHNRQLFKTFVNSVAVVKPEEGVSYVVLRKKCLGQVAGDIASAYHSPRPPARQQPEPQARRRERVQSSRTPVNRNQQRGQKGLIETHFHELHVPPGDTNQLTDKVLASAGIVDNNNVETTINYEKPIQCSSPHVPDHAPPPIYNRDAPFLPSYNASISKGSEDGSGQSFEAEWELNHKGIYVSGSKLGQQSKEPKRKRSYPPPEFLYTEVKPPAPHLTQVPQNTVQPQRKTSEADHRRAATGWPLLTTLEHASSSPCLSDGYSPSAAPHAPLTPDPQVTRSNGNLDGSYHLHHRIPQQPRPKQDGLPAAPLHATPASQLTQSNVSLPIPQKDGVPAAPLHATPASQLTQSNGSLPIPQKDGVPAPVPDIQYPEEGRAAVTQSGAQTLPFPCSLSLDSAYQYHTPAGSTGGSGYPEHHHHQGSSDFSFSHSHSSLSLAQSLDSRDEWPQRSPREEWASNETLSYQGLNYPGEQQRVKVHEVLCRAQEANLLSQMHRAERRAPWPHHHSTGYLDDEANRALSWHHSTGHLHDDNGSKSIESISLPGSDPEHLLRAPVRRISSRFRSRMCRSLGADLDQLFPEDSVSARHHRLHLLSSNLSISHSFSTPTSRTPSYRDLRREMHSGASSNKSLNGASNSGGHDSSYFHRHDLVPLEEKEHDWLVKGATGTWTDIYTLFRDEPSLLTKRDFITGYTILHWIAKHGDHRVLNTLWYGVNKAGLKLDVDVKTTCGYTPLHLASIHGNKKMIRLLVYKFRANVALRDTSGKKAWQYLGQTGPKDLLQMLGGPHCWTSTGGSATPQSSGERPTRHAATSATVKKSTSITGFLKHKTLVKFPGSQSPDSFV; from the coding sequence ATGGCTACCGATTTTACTCAGGATTCGGTGTTGCACTTTCTCCAATTCAAGGGTGGGAGAGTGAAGAACTCTGAACTGTTGGCGCACTTCAACACTTTCCTACGCGACCACGAGAACCAGACGCACAACCGGCAACTGTTTAAAACGTTTGTGAACTCTGTGGCTGTGGTGAAACCAGAAGAGGGAGTATCATACGTTGTGCTAAGGAAGAAATGTCTGGGGCAGGTTGCTGGAGACATCGCCTCCGCATACCATTCACCCAGGCCTCCCGCTAGACAACAACCGGAGCCACAGgcgagacggagagaaagagtcCAGTCATCGAGAACTCCGGTAAACCGAAACCAGCAGAGAGGTCAGAAGGGACTGATTGAGACCCACTTTCATGAATTACACGTTCCACCAGGCGACACCAACCAACTCACCGACAAGGTATTAGCCTCGGCTGGAATTGTCGACAACAACAATGTGGAAACAACTATCAATTACGAAAAGCCTATCCAATGCTCCTCGCCACATGTGCCAGACCATGCGCCACCTCCTATATACAACAGAGATGCACCATTCCTCCCATCGTACAATGCATCAATATCAAAGGGGTCAGAAGATGGGAGTGGTCAGAGCTTTGAAGCAGAATGGGAACTGAATCACAAAGGTATTTACGTCAGCGGTTCCAAACTTGGCCAGCAGTCAAAAGAACCAAAGAGGAAGAGGTCCTATCCGCCCCCTGAGTTCCTATACACAGAGGTGAAACCTCCAGCGCCTCACCTAACACAGGTGCCACAGAATACAGTGCAGCCACAGAGGAAAACTTCTGAAGCTGACCACAGAAGAGCAGCTACAGGATGGCCACTGCTCACCACTCTAGAGCATGCCAGCTCCTCTCCTTGTTTATCTGATGGTTACAGTCCTTCTGCTGCTCCACACgctcccctgacccctgacccccagGTGACGCGGAGTAATGGCAACTTGGATGGCAGTTACCACCTCCACCATAGGATCCCACAGCAGCCCAGACCAAAACAAGATGGACTCCCAGCAGCTCCACTGCACGCTACACCTGCCTCTCAGCTGACGCAGAGCAATGTCAGCCTACCTATACCACAGAAGGATGGAGTCCCAGCAGCTCCACTGCACGCTACACCTGCCTCTCAGCTGACGCAGAGCAATGGCAGCCTACCTATACCACAGAAGGATGGAGTCCCAGCCCCTGTTCCTGACATCCAGTATCCGGAAGAAGGAAGAGCTGCTGTTACCCAGTCCGGAGCCCAGACCCTGCCTTTCCCATGCAGCCTATCCCTGGACTCTGCCTACCAGTACCACACTCCTGCTGGGTCTACGGGTGGGTCTGGGTACCCtgagcaccaccaccaccagggcAGCTCTGACTTCTCCTTCAGCCACAGCCACAGCAGTCTCTCCCTAGCCCAGTCACTGGACTCCAGGGATGAGTGGCCCCAGCGCTCCCCTAGAGAGGAGTGGGCCAGCAATGAAACCCTCAGCTACCAGGGCCTGAACTACCCAGGTGAGCAGCAGAGGGTCAAAGTGCACGAGGTGCTCTGCCGTGCTCAGGAGGCCAATCTGCTCTCTCAGATGCACCGCGCCGAGAGGAGAGCGCCCTGGCCTCACCATCACTCCACCGGTTACCTTGACGATGAGGCGAACAGAGCGTTGTCATGGCACCACTCCACAGGTCATCTCCATGATGACAATGGGTCCAAGTCCATTGAGTCCATCTCTCTTCCTGGTTCAGACCCCGAGCACCTCCTCCGAGCCCCTGTTCGGCGAATCAGCAGCCGGTTCCGCAGCCGTATGTGTCGCAGCCTCGGCGCCGACCTGGACCAACTGTTCCCGGAGGACAGCGTCTCGGCACGGCACCACcgcctccacctcctctcctccaaccTCAGCATCAGCCACTCCTTCTCCACCCCCACCTCTCGTACACCCAGCTACAGAGACCTGAGGCGGGAGATGCACTCCGGGGCCTCCAGTAACAAGAGCCTGAACGGAGCCTCTAACTCTGGCGGCCATGACAGCTCCTACTTCCACCGCCACGATCTGGTCCCCCTGGAGGAGAAGGAACATGACTGGCTGGTGAAGGGCGCCACTGGGACCTGGACCGACATCTACACCCTGTTCAGAGATGAACCCAGCCTCCTCACCAAGAGAGACTTCATCACTGGTTATACCATCCTGCACTGGATCGCTAAACATGGAGACCACCGGGTCCTCAACACACTCTGGTACGGAGTCAACAAAGCCGGGTTGAAACTGGACGTGGATGTGAAGACTACCTGTGGCTACACGCCTCTTCACCTGGCCTCCATCCACGGGAACAAGAAGATGATCCGACTGCTTGTTTATAAGTTCAGGGCTAACGTGGCCCTCAGGGATACCAGTGGGAAGAAGGCCTGGCAGTACCTGGGCCAGACCGGCCCCAAGGACCTGTTACAGATGCTAGGGGGCCCTCACTGCTGGACTTCCACGGGGGGTAGCGCCACACCCCAGTCCTCAGGGGAGAGACCCACAAGGCACGCTGCAACCTCGGCCACGGTAAAGAAGTCCACGTCCATCACTGGGTTCCTCAAGCATAAAACCCTGGTGAAGTTCCCAGGATCTCAGTCTCCTGACTCCTTTGTGTGA